Genomic DNA from Epinephelus fuscoguttatus linkage group LG14, E.fuscoguttatus.final_Chr_v1:
TCATGCTTCTGCATCACCTCAACCTCCAGGTTGCTGGTGCTCGTCTCTTTCAAAGACCTTATATATTTCTGATTGATTTGGTTTTTGTCAGACATTTTCGGTTGGAAGTGCGTCCTGCTGCAACTCTGTAGGATACAGCTGAAACATGAACACTCCAACCTTTTCTTTTTATGCAGTGCAACACCACGACATTCAGAAACACTACACTGAGTTGAAATATTCATAGTTATGGGACATCATTTTCATCTTAAATCTCAAgttcaacagctgcagcagacatTTCAGCTCTCTACCCTACATTTCTTCCACTTTCTACAACTGCGGCACTTTCTAAGGCAGCTCACCAGAGTGGGCATGGCGGTGAAGTTGAAAGCTTTGAGGGACATCAGCTGTTTGAGGATGTAAACAACGTCCAGATGCTGAGCGTCCACAGCATCCTTCTCGAACTTCTTCACATCCTCCCAATCCTTCAGCGCCAGACGGATCTGCAGCCAGAGACATAACAAGAACTTTAATTTCAAGTAGGACTTTAGTTAATGTATGACTGACATATGTTGTGTTCCTGACCTGCTCAGAGGGCATGGCAGTCTGACACTGATACAGGCTGTACAGCAGGTAGAGTCCTCCCACTCTGATCTGGAAGCTGAATGGAGGCAGGAAGTAGCTGCAGGCGGTGTCCAGAATCAGACGACTGAACGCTCGCTTCTCATGTGTCATAGTCCCACTGCAGAACAATGACATGTGATCCACtgttcagttaaaaaaaatgacgaTCTGCCATTTATTTATATCTGTACACAGTAGTtaaatgcttgttttgtccTTGTCTCAGCTTTGTTGACTTGAGAGCAACAAAAAATAAGGGTCATATTCCTGGTACGTGACAATAACTGATCAATGAAGCTGATTCTGGTtctgatttatttatattttgtatttttatgctGAATGTGCAAAGTAACTATAGCTCCTGGATGAATACAGTGCAGCAGCGAAGAGTACAATATTCCCCTGTGAGATGTAAAGTAGTGGAGTGGAAATATAAAGTAGCATACAATAGGAATACTCAAATTCTTAACTGCAGTACTTCAGTAGATGTACTTCGTTACTGTCCACCACTGCTTGTATCACATAATAAATAACATTGTGGCTGACTGTAAAGTGGTATTTTTAAGGGTTAACTTACTAGAAAATCTGTGAGAACTTCATTTCCCTCCATATTTTGGAGAAAATCTCGAAGCGAACAGACTCAGTTTTCTGGAAGCGTCTCAGCAGCTCCTCACAGTCTGACTTCACCTGTTTCCGGCAGAAATCCATCTCACTGCCATGTCTTCTGGCCGgtgacattttgaaaattatttACTTAATCATTAACGATTAATTTTAACAAAGTATCAACCCGAAAACTGCTCTTACTGAGCTACAAACACAACTGGGGACATGTCCATAATGTAAACACACGACTGAACGAGTGTCGACGGTTTAGTGCGTCATCAGTATGCGACGTATTCGCCATGACTTTCGTGATGCCTTCAGGGACCGTAGCGAAGCAGCTCTGCCCCAcaaatttcaattaaaaaaaaaataacaaaaagtgaTTGAAATCTgtattacatttgtatattgTTCGTTTACACCCATATATTACACCTGAAATAACACCTTTCAGCTTTGTTTGGACTGCACCTTAATATCAACCTTATTATTCTGAATGTTAGTTAGTTGTAGTAGTGTAGTAGTTCTGAAAGTTAGCGCCCATTAACCTTTTAATATGTACTCATACACACCACACATCATACACTTTATACAAtcatacatacatttaaaatgctATCAAAACAATACTATACAACACTGCTACATTATACAACAGAAAACCCCAAAAACCTCagctatttattttacatttgacatttatttgttgttttataaaattgtattaaatatataataacatGAGACAAGACTGTATCAATCCCAAAGAGGGGATTTCTTcagaatgaaaaaatatatgGATCGAGAAACAAACTGGTGTCCTGAAAATTATTATAAGTAACCCCCACAACTAATTAATGTCCAAAGTTTAGCTTGTCAATAAAATCATGACTATATAAGCAAGcatatatttgttgttttgttaagATGTATTGACGATACCATAGGAACTATTAATCCCAAAGAAACAATTTCATGTACAGGAGACTGACCTGATAACTGATCGATAACTGATCTTTgaaatggtaataataatattaaacatcTGTTGTCAAACTGAAATGTTTCATAATATTAGGACTAAACCGATTATTGTTAAATTGGATGACTATTTCAATGCACCTCTAATTGATAATTTAATcatgcaccaccaccaccccttaTGAATATCTACAATTATTATCTAATAATTTTCTAATCTATTATTTATTGATACTAATACAACAATTAATTTATCATTCGTCATGTAAAGttattgtatattgtattaATTGCATAAAACTCACGCTTAAGATCATGGAAACTATGTAAGTGTATAGTTTCCGTGTTCAGGAGGTATCCCTGAACGCATCAACCGGATGTGCGAGACGAACGTCCTGCGGAAGTAAACAATCCTCAGCTGACGTGGAGCTGCAGTCTGTTCACCACCAGCTGGACTAACTGGATCAACTGGGACTAAATTCACTGATTTAGAGGAACATTTGTTGTTCTAGTCTCTGtcttgttttaatatttattaaatgGGCTCTGCTGGTGTCGTCTAAATTTCCGGGATAACTAACGGTCGTCGTTAAGACACTGAAAACTGTAAAGTGAAAATGGCGGCAGCGGAGGAGGCCAGCAGACCGTTCGCAGGGCTGTCAGATGTCTCCATCTCGGAGGACATCCCGGTGGAGGGGGACATTTCCGTGCCCGTCGGCTCCTCCGCCAGCCGGGACGACGAGTTCTCCACGCTGGACGAGCCCGTGAAGGAGACCATCCTGCGGGACCTGCGCGCGGTCGGGAACAAGTTCATCCACGTCCTGTACCCGAAGCGGAGCACGGCTCTGCTGCGGGACTGGGACCTGTGGGGCCCACTGCTGCTCTGCGTGACGctggctctgctgctgcagggcgGCGCGGCCGACAGCGACTACCAGGGGGGGCCGCAGTTTGCTGAGGTACTTATTGACACTATTTATTAATTCTATATTTGGTATTATACTCTAAAAGTTCAACTTACAGTAAATATCCAgggtgcaggatttaggggggtatattggcagaaatagaatataaaattcataactatgttttcataagttaataatcacctgaaaataagaataattgtgtttttatttcctttaaaatgagccgttcatatctacataaggagtgggtcctcttacagagagtctgccatgttgtttctacagtagcccagagtggacaaaccaaacactagctttAAATAGGGTCATTCACTATTTTGCTATTTTATgttggccaccgtagttctcctacataATTGGGAGAAGTTGAAGTTGATTGCAGTctacaacctcaccactagatgccactaatcctacacactgcaccttaAAAGTCTATCAACAAACTATGAACCTAATGTGATGCTAGATCTTAACGCTCATCAGGCTAATTTAAAAAGCTAATTTGAATTACTTTATGCTGTATATAAACTACTGTTGGGCAACACTGCTAAACCAACTGGTAAAGTTATAATAAAGTTGGTGACTGTTCCACGAGCCACAGATTCACTGGCAGTGTTTGTCTTGTAATTTAATTAGTTGCAAATTTGAACAGGGAATTAGCACCACTAATATCAACACATGTGGGTCCTGCATGACGCTGCAGCCAAGGTCTGTTTCTTTAGTAATTATTTTGACAATTAGTGCCTTGCATGGACAATTAAATGTCCAAATTAGATTAGAAGAAAATGGGAGACTGTCAAAGAACATAATTTGTGGAATGGTTTTGAAAAGGAACAACAAATATGGAAAACTTTTAACAGATTTGAAATTTGTGCTTGTTTCTTATGTATTCATtgatttttggctttttgcctaTTAAATAGGACAGTTTATTCGTGAAACGGGAAGAAAGGGAGGATGACAATGTGGCAAACAgctgcaggctggaatcgaGCCTGCAGCAGCTGCGGCAATGATATTGCCTCCACAAATggagcgcctgctctatccactaagccaccgggtGCCCCTCACTGTATAAATCTAAAGAGAACAGTACAAAACAATTAATGTAAAAAGGGTAGGTGCAATAAGCTAAGGCGTCAGTCTACAGCTTTAGCTCAGCAAAACCTATTGTTACTATTTTCTTGTGTGTATTTGAGTTGTATGAATTGGAAAACAACTAAACTAAAAatatggagaaaaataaaactttcttCACAATCACAAGTTTCTGAAGCCAAAGGTGCCATCTTTAAATTCAAGATTCAAGAGACAGTATTGTCAATTCTACAGTTATgtagcagacacacagagaatcTAAACAACGTTTCACTCTGCCCACGGCACAGACAGTGCAAAAGGACAAGAATAAAATAGAtcaaaaaattgcagctcctgcCATTTGGCCACATTGCAATTCCAATAATATTTCAATGAACTGTGCAGCCCTGATATAAAGCAATAAGTCTTTCTTCTGACTCCTCACTAACGTATCAAAATTTCATCCAGGTCTTCGTCATCGTCTGGTTTGgctccatcatcatcaccctcaaCTCCAAACTCCTGGGCGGAACCATCTCCTTCTTccagagcctgtgtgtgttagGATACTGCATCATGCCTCTGACAGTGGCCATGGCCGTGTGCCGGATCGTCCTGGTCGGCGGCTCGGGGACGGTCAGCTTCGCTGTGCGGCTGGTGGTGGTGACGGTGTCCTTCGGCTGGTCCACCTTCGCCTCCACGGCCTTCCTCGCCGACAGCCAGCCGCCCAACCGCAAGGCGCTTGTTGTGTACCCGGTGTTCCTCTTCTACTTCGTGATCAGTTGGATGATCCTGACGTTCTCACCGTGACAGTAGGAAAAATCGAAAAGGGAAGTGTTTGTTAAACGGACAAAGACGAGGGAGGTTTTTGTGGAGTGAAAGAACTCAAACAAACACCGGTATCTGCCTTGGGACGAAGACGAATGACTACTGAAGTGACTGTGAGTGTTTCTGGGCCTCTGATAAAGCATTTAGACTCCTGGGACACCAAAATAATTCCTTTCAGGCAAAGCTCTCACTCAGACACAGAGGGGTCCAGCGGACGCTGTGCAGCAGGTGGAGAGTTAAAAAGCTGATGAATACGTTCACATGTACGACCTGTGTAAATATAAAGTCTATAGGCTTGTATATAGAAATGCTCTATGAATGTTTAAACTACCAGGGCTCATGTTTTTCTTCTGGTCTCTCTGGGATCTCATACTGTCTTAAGGACACTGTTTCAGAAACATCCTGACAGCTCACACCTTCACACTACATCCTTCATTTTTAGACACTTGACTGTCGAGCTGTGAGCGAGCGGTTCAAGCCAGCTGTCCTGTGTAGTTTTTGGCTCTCCTCATCCTTtttcaacatgtttcttttaGTGTTTTGGgaggatgtttttgtttttattagacAAATGAAAGGAGTGAGAGAAAGggaataacatgaaacaaaggTCACCAGCTGGAGTCAAACTTGGGAGCGTCTCATTACATGTCATCCCCGAGACCACCAGAGCACTTTCTTGTCTGTATGACAAATACGAAGCCGtggacagttagcttagcttagcacaatcTGGAAACGggcaaacagctagcctggctctgtccaactaaacaaaatccacctaccagcacctcaaAAACTCCATGAACACATTATGTCTCATTTGTTTTGTCTCCATAAAAACTTGTCTCCATTTTTCGCAACAGAATATTTCTTCACCAGCCGTAGACGTGGTATTAATCTTTACATCCAAGTCTGTGCAAAGAAGTGtaattcccaaaatgtcaaacagttTCTTTGAGGAATAAATATAGTCtgaaacagtggttcccaactggtggatcGGGCTCCAAAAATGGGTCACAGCCCATTCTGAATGGCGACTCGCAAATCTGTCAAGTTCgtaacaaaacacactttatttttaagtacagtaaatttctgaaaggccgtttcctgctgtacagtgagtgactaaccaacagctacttgacagaaacagaaaaccagctcaatgacatggctgAACACAAGTATGACGTTGCATGTATTAAACTGAAGGACCTCAaactggaccccgtggctgcaccagttgggaaccactgatcaaAAATGGATGCAGACAGACGTTAGATGCATGTAGTTCTGTTTCTACTTCTAAACATGAGCAGATAGCGAAGTGTGGACCCCTCACACAGTATAATTTGGACTTAAATTTggttttctttgtatttttgccttttcttCTTCTAGAAGTTAAACACCACAGACAATAGAGAGCAAAGCAAATATTACAGTGTCAGGTGCATATTTTATTGACATAACCTCAATTTGATTATTAGAATTATTTATCAGTGGTGTGAAGATGGTAGATGAGTTTTTTTTGTTCGTCAGAATGTTTTCGGATTATAAGTTTTGATGTTTCTTGGATTGGCTCATCACATCATGTCTCTGATTTCAGTTATTCAGACAGACCGACGATGTGAAAGCAAACCAGTAATTCAGTCTGAGTGTCAGGATCATTATTTCCTCTGATGCAGACACATTGGATGTGGCAGTCAGCTTTGCTTTCTGCGGCGTGTTTCACTTTGTCAAAGTAGAACAAGGCCAACTGGTGAATCAGTCAGCCTtcgtctgtctttgtttttcgaGGTCTTTGTGTGTAAAACGAGAGAAAAGACTCAAGTCTCTTGGGTGCAAAAAACTAATGTTAAAGGGGTCAGAGCTTCCTGTTAGAAGACAGGATTTAGGAGAGAGTTGTGATCGCAGGACACAGactgtttcattattttttcttttgtaaaaatCCATCATGAAACACAGACaagatttgtttgtgttttttcccttgTGGATAACTGACCAACTgcaacatcaacaaatgttttgCACAATTTTGCACCCACATTAAACAATCCTGCAGGGAGAAATCATTTCTAGAAGTGATACATATTTGGGTTTAGACTGAGGTGATGATGACCCATCTCATAATCTCATAGTTGTTACCTGCTTGTCAACCCCACAGCTGAATGATCACACTGACAAATGTAGTAAATCACTAACTGAGGTAGAAGTGGAAGCAGCAGTTTGGGGAAAGTTGGTGCATCCAAAAAGAACATTGCAGAAGTTCATACAAGAAATTAGGCTGATGACACAACAGTGATTTTGTTCATAAACAACATAAAAGTATGAAGTTTCAGACTGATCCAGATTTTTCTCCCTCTGCTAACCTGCccgatgacctttgaccctccaCAGATAACCTGTCCTTTCTGTTCTCTTGAATCACCGGGGCTTTCtttgttgatttcttttaatttatATGTTTTCAGTTACATCAGTGAATGGAAAcgattaaaatatatttcatcaGCTGTGAGTGTATCTCTGTATTCTTTCAATCCACCTACAGGCTCCGCTTTAACAACTTAATCATTTTATGATTTGCTGTCAcattatttaagtttttaaggCAACCTAAATTTATGCTTTACGCTCAAATAAGCTCTGTCAGCTAACCCATGAATTATTCACTTTGCTTTAATACAAAAATGCTGACAATTATTAAAAGTTATTTCTCCATCATCACCTAAAATGGGGATTTACTGCAGTGATACCTTTTTAGCTACTTCAAAAACAGAGTCATAGCTACAGAGAACATTTAGGTTATGGcataatttgaatttaaaatcaaCTACA
This window encodes:
- the yipf6 gene encoding protein YIPF6 → MAAAEEASRPFAGLSDVSISEDIPVEGDISVPVGSSASRDDEFSTLDEPVKETILRDLRAVGNKFIHVLYPKRSTALLRDWDLWGPLLLCVTLALLLQGGAADSDYQGGPQFAEVFVIVWFGSIIITLNSKLLGGTISFFQSLCVLGYCIMPLTVAMAVCRIVLVGGSGTVSFAVRLVVVTVSFGWSTFASTAFLADSQPPNRKALVVYPVFLFYFVISWMILTFSP